Proteins co-encoded in one Gracilimonas sp. genomic window:
- a CDS encoding HAD hydrolase family protein, with protein MIKLFITDLDGCISHPFVSPNWEAVTKIKELNQRSREEEEIPALTICSGRPFPYVECVAQWLDVNIPMVFESGGGMYDFNTNEITWNPHFNDEAKAAVAEIQDWINGTLVKNYKGTYPEFAKYTDVGLVNPDPSKVALMHQEVLNYVPERYPMFEVHATDISVNIILKKANKGVGIRLLCELLEIDLNEVAYIGDSSGDMPGLEIVGKSFAPINAKSFVKDAVDQVTKETTEGVLEAYEEIIAYNRSMVSA; from the coding sequence ATGATTAAGCTATTCATCACCGATTTAGACGGCTGTATCTCTCATCCCTTTGTAAGTCCAAATTGGGAGGCGGTAACTAAGATTAAAGAACTAAATCAGCGTAGCAGAGAAGAAGAGGAAATTCCGGCTCTGACCATCTGCTCCGGTCGTCCGTTCCCTTACGTAGAATGCGTTGCCCAGTGGCTGGACGTGAACATCCCTATGGTTTTTGAAAGCGGAGGGGGAATGTATGATTTCAACACCAACGAAATTACATGGAACCCTCATTTTAATGATGAAGCCAAAGCAGCCGTTGCAGAAATCCAGGACTGGATAAACGGTACGTTGGTCAAGAATTACAAAGGCACCTATCCGGAATTTGCCAAATACACAGACGTAGGGTTGGTGAATCCTGACCCTTCAAAGGTCGCCCTCATGCATCAGGAAGTGCTGAATTATGTGCCTGAGCGATACCCAATGTTCGAAGTCCATGCTACGGATATTTCGGTTAACATCATTCTGAAAAAAGCCAACAAAGGGGTAGGAATCCGCTTACTCTGTGAACTTCTTGAAATTGACCTGAATGAAGTCGCCTACATCGGGGATAGCAGCGGAGATATGCCGGGGCTGGAAATTGTTGGGAAATCATTTGCTCCGATAAACGCCAAGTCGTTTGTAAAGGATGCTGTTGATCAAGTCACCAAAGAAACAACCGAAGGCGTCCTGGAAGCTTATGAAGAGATTATAGCTTATAACAGGAGCATGGTGTCTGCTTGA
- a CDS encoding VWA domain-containing protein, giving the protein MIWEQPLFLWLLVLIPALIALMWWQSRRVRRWKKQYFSSELFSTLRKGFWPLGNRLKNISMLAGMFFLIAALAGPKIGTEVREVKRQGIDMLVALDLSASMNAEDVRPSRLEKAKFEINRLIERLRGDRVGLIVFTGEAYLQSPMTLDYSALRLFLDIADTEQMPSSATDFKSAMETALQAFNALEENATEAAKVLLIISDGEDHGQSYDEALNALVQEDISVYTLGVGTTDGTTIPLYEEGTGELIGYKRDNDGRVVTTELQPQILRSIANAGNGDYYSIERGNDGIDSFLARMDELEKGEFASQEYADYKNQYQWMGALALLFLCIYVLIPSYSTSNDK; this is encoded by the coding sequence ATGATCTGGGAACAACCTTTATTTTTGTGGCTGCTTGTATTGATTCCTGCCCTCATTGCACTGATGTGGTGGCAATCCCGAAGGGTGCGCAGGTGGAAGAAGCAGTATTTCAGCAGTGAATTATTTTCTACACTCCGAAAAGGATTTTGGCCTTTGGGTAACCGGCTGAAAAATATCTCCATGCTGGCAGGAATGTTTTTTTTGATAGCAGCACTGGCCGGACCTAAAATCGGAACCGAAGTTCGGGAAGTAAAACGCCAGGGAATAGATATGCTGGTGGCTCTGGACCTTTCAGCCAGTATGAATGCGGAGGACGTCCGCCCAAGCCGACTGGAAAAAGCCAAATTTGAGATCAACCGGCTGATTGAAAGACTTCGTGGTGATCGTGTCGGGCTGATTGTTTTTACCGGCGAAGCTTACCTCCAAAGCCCGATGACGCTGGACTATTCTGCTCTTCGCCTTTTCCTTGACATTGCTGACACCGAGCAAATGCCGAGTTCAGCTACCGATTTTAAATCAGCTATGGAAACGGCACTGCAAGCGTTTAATGCTCTGGAAGAAAATGCAACGGAAGCGGCTAAGGTGCTGCTGATTATTTCGGATGGGGAAGATCATGGCCAGTCGTATGATGAGGCTTTGAACGCATTGGTTCAGGAGGATATTTCTGTCTATACCCTGGGTGTTGGAACCACAGACGGAACCACCATTCCTCTTTACGAGGAAGGAACCGGGGAGTTAATTGGATATAAAAGGGATAATGATGGGAGGGTGGTCACCACCGAGCTTCAGCCTCAAATACTCAGAAGTATCGCCAACGCCGGAAACGGAGATTATTACTCCATAGAGCGGGGAAATGATGGTATTGACTCCTTTCTTGCACGAATGGATGAATTGGAGAAAGGAGAATTTGCCAGTCAGGAGTACGCCGATTACAAAAACCAGTACCAGTGGATGGGAGCATTGGCACTTTTATTTTTATGCATCTATGTGTTGATTCCATCCTATTCTACTTCAAACGATAAATAA
- a CDS encoding phosphoheptose isomerase codes for MSSTEKEQLFNKSKKKLEEQGFEIKAHDLNRPWGGFFVIDEDQAQKFIDTYFDDDVEMSDVNISGKISPKILLVEPGKRLSWQYHHRRAEMWQVVEGPVGVVRSKSDEQGEVLEYKSGDLITLQKGERHRLVGLDKWGIIAEIWQHVDAENPSDEDDIVRLEDDFGR; via the coding sequence ATGAGTTCTACGGAAAAAGAACAGCTATTCAACAAGTCGAAAAAGAAATTGGAAGAGCAGGGGTTTGAGATAAAAGCTCATGACTTGAATCGTCCCTGGGGTGGTTTTTTTGTGATTGATGAGGATCAGGCTCAAAAATTTATCGATACCTATTTTGATGATGACGTTGAAATGAGTGATGTGAATATCTCCGGCAAAATAAGCCCCAAGATTCTTTTGGTGGAACCGGGTAAAAGACTTTCCTGGCAATATCATCATCGACGGGCTGAAATGTGGCAGGTAGTTGAAGGCCCGGTAGGCGTAGTTCGAAGTAAATCGGATGAACAGGGAGAAGTGCTTGAATATAAGTCAGGAGACCTGATAACCCTCCAAAAAGGCGAACGCCACCGATTAGTTGGGCTTGACAAATGGGGGATTATCGCAGAAATATGGCAGCATGTGGATGCAGAAAACCCTTCTGATGAAGACGATATCGTCCGGCTTGAAGATGACTTCGGCCGGTAA